In a single window of the Novipirellula galeiformis genome:
- a CDS encoding zinc-dependent metalloprotease, which translates to MKPIQCLAAALFAVAVVPFSYADLAPFDKVSEGYTAVPVSDQQNPKGLFNLWQREKDAQLLGELPKAFAGKSYFIALTVGSGDKFAGLQSGDWVVQWRRYGDRLALISPNLEIRATGDAESKASVKRLFTDEVLLDVPILATGPNGGPVVDLDALLVGNASRFFGASVRVSNTRLQKIESAKVFPENVEIAFEIVGGAGKLQTIHYSFSEVPSSKNGFKPRKADERIGYFTTSFSDLSLYEDDDTRVRYINRWNLEKRDSKLKLSPPKEPIRFYVEHTAPVRYRRWIKNGVDYWNKAFEKVGLVDAIVIEYQDAVSGAHMEKNPEDVRYNFIRWLNNDVGTAIGPSRVHPETGQILDADIILTDGWIRHFNFNYHDLMPQLAMEGTSPETLAWLAQHPNWDPRIRFARPEDTANLKIQHARQSHAPMAGYAMAQADSSLLGDDEYDGLFGQISQKNGLCMAASGKNLDLAIARMNWSLALLADEEIAKKKKKKKKEAAEKAAKVEEGKQETAPDAGKPSEAAKAEEEKVAEDTPEPKSDAEESKSEADELLDGMPEWFVGPLLADLVAHEVGHTLGLRHNFKASAMMKLADINSNDVKGKKTFAASVMDYSPINYRFEAGETQGDYAMIDIGPYDHWAIEYGYTADEKKLPEILKRCSEPELQYATDEDTSGPDPLARRYDFAADPLEYCKEQTKLVGLYRDRLLDRFVKDGDSWAKARRGYELTLGLQTRSVSMMANWVGGAFIYRDKKGDPGNRPPVEVVPAEQQRDALKFVIDTSFTDEAYGLTPELLERMSVDKWLDGGGHGSMNSESTWPIHDRILAAQASSLTMLMNPTTLRRVYDNEMRLPADQDALTLPELLETLSKAVWTELDLECPEARNDRKPMISSLRRNLQREHMQRLVDLVLEQKNSNAAHNPISNLARMELKELRTRIDASMKKCGKKMDAYSYAHLSEASERIARALEAGYTYNSKSQGGGGMMLLFGEEPQHGYTP; encoded by the coding sequence ATAAAACCGATTCAATGTCTTGCCGCCGCACTCTTTGCGGTCGCGGTTGTCCCGTTTAGCTATGCCGACCTAGCACCGTTTGACAAAGTCAGTGAGGGCTATACTGCCGTGCCGGTATCGGATCAACAGAATCCGAAAGGATTGTTCAATCTATGGCAACGTGAAAAAGACGCCCAGCTTTTGGGAGAGCTTCCTAAAGCGTTTGCAGGCAAGAGCTACTTCATTGCCTTGACTGTTGGCAGTGGTGACAAATTTGCAGGATTGCAATCGGGTGACTGGGTGGTCCAGTGGCGTCGTTATGGCGATCGCTTGGCATTGATTTCACCGAACCTTGAGATTCGAGCCACGGGCGATGCGGAATCCAAAGCATCCGTCAAACGCTTGTTCACCGATGAAGTCCTGTTGGATGTTCCCATTCTCGCAACCGGACCCAACGGGGGGCCGGTTGTCGACCTGGATGCATTGTTGGTCGGTAACGCGAGTCGTTTCTTCGGCGCTTCGGTTCGTGTAAGTAACACCCGGTTGCAAAAGATTGAATCGGCCAAGGTTTTTCCCGAAAACGTTGAGATCGCATTCGAGATTGTGGGCGGCGCGGGGAAATTGCAAACCATCCACTATTCGTTTAGCGAAGTTCCCAGTTCGAAGAACGGTTTTAAGCCTCGCAAAGCGGACGAGCGAATCGGCTACTTTACGACTTCGTTCTCGGACCTAAGCCTCTACGAGGACGATGACACCCGGGTACGTTATATCAATCGTTGGAACCTGGAAAAACGCGACAGCAAACTAAAACTCAGCCCTCCCAAGGAACCGATTCGGTTTTATGTCGAGCATACCGCTCCGGTACGCTATCGCCGCTGGATCAAGAACGGTGTCGACTATTGGAACAAGGCCTTTGAAAAGGTGGGGCTCGTCGACGCGATTGTGATCGAGTACCAAGACGCCGTCAGTGGCGCTCATATGGAGAAAAACCCCGAGGATGTTCGTTACAACTTCATTCGTTGGTTGAACAATGACGTCGGCACCGCGATTGGTCCAAGTCGCGTGCATCCCGAAACGGGCCAAATCCTCGATGCCGATATTATCTTGACGGATGGTTGGATTCGCCATTTCAATTTCAATTATCACGATTTGATGCCTCAATTGGCAATGGAAGGGACGAGTCCTGAAACGCTCGCCTGGCTTGCGCAGCATCCCAACTGGGATCCACGCATTCGCTTCGCGCGTCCTGAAGACACCGCCAATCTGAAGATTCAGCATGCTCGTCAATCGCACGCTCCCATGGCGGGTTACGCGATGGCTCAGGCTGACTCGTCATTGTTAGGTGACGATGAGTATGACGGATTGTTCGGTCAAATCAGTCAAAAGAACGGCCTCTGCATGGCCGCCAGTGGCAAGAATCTTGATCTCGCGATCGCTCGCATGAACTGGAGCCTCGCTCTACTGGCTGACGAAGAGATCGCGAAGAAAAAGAAAAAGAAGAAGAAAGAAGCGGCCGAGAAGGCTGCCAAGGTTGAGGAGGGCAAGCAAGAGACTGCTCCGGATGCCGGCAAGCCATCCGAAGCGGCAAAAGCCGAAGAGGAAAAGGTAGCCGAAGACACCCCAGAGCCGAAATCCGATGCCGAGGAATCCAAATCGGAAGCGGATGAGCTTCTTGATGGCATGCCGGAATGGTTTGTCGGTCCATTGCTTGCGGATCTGGTGGCCCACGAAGTCGGCCACACGCTCGGATTGCGTCATAACTTCAAAGCCTCTGCGATGATGAAGTTGGCGGATATCAACAGCAACGATGTCAAAGGCAAGAAAACCTTTGCCGCATCGGTGATGGATTACTCGCCGATCAACTACCGCTTCGAAGCGGGGGAGACCCAGGGTGATTATGCGATGATCGACATCGGACCCTATGATCACTGGGCCATTGAGTATGGCTACACGGCCGACGAGAAGAAGTTGCCGGAAATCCTCAAACGATGCAGCGAACCTGAACTGCAATACGCCACCGACGAAGACACTAGCGGTCCTGATCCGTTGGCTCGACGTTATGACTTTGCAGCGGATCCGCTTGAGTATTGCAAAGAACAAACCAAGCTTGTCGGACTGTATCGAGATCGTTTGCTCGATCGCTTCGTTAAAGATGGTGACAGTTGGGCCAAGGCTCGTCGTGGTTATGAGTTGACGCTGGGGTTGCAAACTCGCAGCGTTAGCATGATGGCGAACTGGGTTGGCGGTGCATTTATCTACCGCGACAAGAAGGGCGACCCAGGCAACCGTCCGCCCGTGGAAGTGGTTCCCGCAGAGCAGCAACGCGATGCATTGAAGTTTGTCATCGACACTTCCTTCACCGATGAAGCATACGGTTTAACCCCGGAATTGCTTGAGCGTATGAGTGTCGACAAGTGGCTCGACGGCGGTGGACATGGATCGATGAATAGCGAATCGACTTGGCCGATCCATGATCGAATCTTGGCTGCCCAAGCGAGTTCATTAACGATGTTGATGAACCCGACGACGCTGCGTCGTGTTTACGACAATGAAATGCGATTGCCAGCGGATCAGGATGCGTTGACGCTTCCCGAACTGTTGGAAACGCTTAGTAAAGCCGTGTGGACGGAACTCGATCTCGAGTGCCCCGAAGCCCGCAACGATCGCAAGCCCATGATCAGCTCGCTTCGTCGCAACTTGCAACGTGAA
- a CDS encoding protein kinase domain-containing protein: MALKPATDESDASRSDHNLITAVLNDSQWRARLASMPSDEKTIVLSSTSQLAHPAWQAIEQDGFHSERETPPSADLETIALPNLKSVPLECEDLGFLPMRRVAMIGGGKPCDADYRLVGELGAGGTGIVYQAHQRAVDREVAIKSLRDHLSQDASARHRFLTEARVIGGLDHPNVIALHEVCTDQDGGLFYSMKRVDGTSWDQQIKDKSLGENVQTLMRVADAIRYAHSRGLIHRDIKPENVMLGRFGEVLLADWGLAISHAPNESSDMIGHSIGGTPAYMAPELATGDHRHVSFATDVYLLGAILFQILTGYPPHHGETLLECIQAAAENEIRPTNIQGELMDIARRAMATEPSERYANVDQFHLALHMQREHEESARLVKRAQGHLKTASAANHYEGFRLAEALVTEALEVWSENRRARDLRVELNLEFARAATEQGDLDLAISLYESAGHGNSEIAARTRLRRDQRNLNHERESRYSVLFTHSPDAGLLIRSSSTRVVEANQAFRHLMGYSEAEIVGKLMTELNLWMCEKRRDELMAELDRKDWIDNFEAQLRHRDGHPIDVLISNRVTELNGETMLISSIRDISLRKQTENELRRSRRRLKDLQSLAGLATWSYDAITEEVTWSDEVFELAGRDREQGVPSAIEYVAMVHPDDREMMRDAINAAKESGDAYELQIRQRDASGDYQTLLIRGQPILDDEGNTIEIYGVLIPQPV, encoded by the coding sequence ATGGCATTGAAACCCGCTACCGATGAATCCGACGCGAGTCGAAGCGACCATAACCTGATCACGGCGGTGCTGAACGATTCTCAATGGAGAGCGCGGCTCGCGTCGATGCCTTCGGATGAGAAGACCATCGTGCTCTCGAGTACCTCGCAATTAGCTCACCCGGCGTGGCAGGCAATCGAGCAAGACGGGTTCCACAGCGAGCGTGAAACGCCGCCCAGCGCCGATCTCGAAACGATCGCGTTGCCGAACCTGAAGTCGGTTCCGCTTGAATGTGAGGATTTGGGTTTCCTTCCTATGCGAAGGGTAGCCATGATTGGCGGCGGCAAGCCGTGTGATGCCGACTATCGTTTGGTGGGGGAACTCGGCGCGGGCGGGACAGGGATCGTTTACCAAGCGCATCAACGCGCCGTCGACCGCGAAGTGGCGATCAAGTCTTTGCGGGACCATCTTTCCCAAGACGCTTCGGCCCGCCATCGATTTTTGACCGAAGCACGGGTGATTGGCGGCTTGGACCACCCCAACGTCATCGCGTTGCATGAAGTCTGTACCGATCAAGATGGCGGTTTGTTCTATTCGATGAAACGAGTCGATGGAACGAGTTGGGACCAACAAATCAAGGACAAGTCGCTCGGCGAAAATGTGCAAACGTTGATGCGAGTCGCCGATGCGATTCGTTACGCACATTCGCGCGGCTTGATTCATCGTGACATCAAGCCGGAAAACGTCATGCTCGGCCGTTTCGGCGAAGTCTTGTTGGCCGATTGGGGACTCGCGATCAGCCATGCTCCGAATGAATCGAGCGATATGATCGGTCATTCGATTGGGGGCACGCCCGCCTACATGGCCCCCGAGCTGGCCACCGGAGACCACCGGCATGTTTCGTTTGCGACCGACGTTTATTTGTTGGGCGCGATCCTGTTTCAAATCTTGACAGGATATCCGCCTCATCACGGCGAGACCCTGTTGGAGTGCATCCAAGCGGCAGCGGAGAACGAGATTCGCCCCACCAACATCCAGGGCGAATTGATGGACATCGCGCGAAGGGCGATGGCGACCGAGCCAAGTGAGCGTTACGCCAATGTCGATCAATTTCACTTGGCGCTGCATATGCAACGCGAGCACGAGGAGAGTGCCCGGTTGGTCAAACGCGCCCAAGGGCATTTGAAAACGGCTAGTGCGGCGAACCATTACGAAGGGTTTCGCTTGGCCGAAGCGCTGGTCACCGAAGCGTTGGAAGTATGGTCTGAAAACCGGCGGGCGCGTGATCTGCGCGTCGAACTCAATCTCGAGTTCGCTCGGGCCGCGACGGAACAGGGAGATTTAGACCTCGCCATTTCACTGTACGAGTCCGCGGGGCATGGGAACAGCGAAATCGCAGCGCGCACGCGTTTACGCCGTGATCAACGCAACCTCAATCACGAGCGAGAATCCCGCTATTCGGTCCTTTTTACCCATTCTCCGGACGCGGGGCTTTTAATCCGATCGTCGTCGACACGAGTGGTCGAGGCAAACCAAGCGTTCCGCCATTTAATGGGTTACAGCGAAGCGGAAATTGTCGGCAAGTTGATGACCGAATTGAATCTTTGGATGTGTGAGAAGCGGCGCGATGAATTGATGGCCGAACTTGACCGCAAGGATTGGATCGATAACTTCGAAGCTCAATTGCGGCACCGAGACGGTCATCCTATCGATGTCTTGATTAGCAATCGAGTCACCGAGCTCAATGGGGAAACGATGCTGATTTCGTCCATTCGAGATATCTCGCTGCGTAAACAGACCGAGAACGAATTACGCCGCAGTCGGCGCCGGCTCAAGGATTTGCAATCGCTCGCCGGATTGGCAACGTGGTCTTACGATGCGATCACCGAGGAAGTCACTTGGAGTGATGAAGTGTTCGAGTTGGCGGGCCGCGATCGAGAGCAGGGCGTGCCATCGGCGATCGAATATGTCGCGATGGTCCATCCCGATGATCGCGAAATGATGCGAGACGCGATCAATGCCGCGAAGGAGTCCGGTGACGCCTACGAGCTTCAGATACGTCAGCGTGACGCGAGCGGGGATTACCAAACGTTGCTCATTCGCGGTCAACCGATTTTGGATGATGAAGGCAACACGATCGAAATTTATGGCGTCTTGATTCCACAGCCGGTGTAG
- a CDS encoding glycosyltransferase, with protein sequence MLIPSYNEEATLEKCVERVHQIASERLSLEIIIIDDCSTNRGGEIAVALAQKYDDVSVLMHRVNMGKGAALHTGIAAATGDFIAIQDADLEYNPQDLLRLLEPLLQDQADVSIGSRFLSHGVHRVLYFWHSMGNKFLTFLSNMCTDLNLTDMETCYKVFKRELLQSIPLHEKRFGFEPEVIAAVAQRRVRIVEMGISYMGRTYEEGKKIGVRDGFRALYCILRYNAATLPAPVQFLFYLFVGGVCAVLNLAIFLLMLQLDFTVGIAAPVAFVVAAILNYAMCIQLLFRHQSRWGRLGEIGMYSLAVLPVGVVDWYVTASLMAVIGPASAKLIATLVGLILNFSLRRLVVFRGEPSAPWRPQEGGRG encoded by the coding sequence GTGCTGATCCCGAGTTACAACGAAGAGGCGACGCTAGAGAAATGTGTCGAGCGGGTCCACCAGATCGCGTCGGAGCGGTTGTCGTTGGAAATCATCATCATTGATGATTGCTCGACCAATCGGGGCGGCGAGATTGCCGTGGCGTTGGCTCAGAAGTATGACGACGTCTCGGTTTTGATGCATCGCGTGAACATGGGAAAGGGAGCCGCGTTGCACACCGGGATCGCCGCTGCGACCGGTGACTTTATCGCGATCCAAGACGCCGATCTCGAATACAATCCGCAAGATTTGCTCCGCTTGCTCGAGCCACTCCTGCAGGATCAAGCCGATGTCAGCATCGGGTCTCGTTTTCTCTCGCACGGCGTCCACCGCGTGCTGTACTTTTGGCATTCGATGGGAAACAAGTTTTTGACGTTCCTGTCGAACATGTGTACCGACTTGAATTTGACCGACATGGAAACCTGCTACAAGGTTTTCAAGCGTGAGTTGCTGCAATCGATCCCCCTGCACGAGAAACGGTTCGGATTTGAGCCCGAGGTGATTGCCGCGGTCGCTCAGCGCCGCGTGCGAATTGTCGAGATGGGCATCTCCTACATGGGACGGACGTACGAGGAAGGCAAGAAGATTGGGGTGCGAGACGGATTTCGGGCGTTGTACTGCATCCTCCGCTACAACGCGGCCACGTTGCCGGCGCCGGTCCAGTTTCTGTTTTATTTGTTTGTCGGTGGCGTTTGCGCGGTGTTGAACCTCGCGATCTTTTTGCTGATGTTGCAGTTGGATTTCACGGTGGGAATCGCGGCCCCGGTCGCCTTTGTCGTCGCAGCGATACTGAACTACGCGATGTGCATCCAGCTTCTTTTTCGTCACCAATCTCGTTGGGGACGTTTGGGCGAGATCGGGATGTACTCTCTAGCGGTGCTTCCGGTCGGTGTGGTGGATTGGTACGTGACCGCTTCGTTGATGGCGGTGATCGGACCGGCGAGTGCCAAGTTGATCGCGACGTTGGTTGGATTGATCTTGAATTTCTCGCTCCGTCGTTTGGTTGTGTTCCGCGGGGAACCCTCCGCCCCCTGGCGTCCGCAGGAGGGGGGGCGAGGGTAA
- a CDS encoding GNAT family N-acetyltransferase, protein MIVIRPVAEDDIANVALIYRDILQTASWYVAHQPVAHQSAADAFAAATAGERIWVAVVQDKAIAGFISVWEADSFIHHLYVDPRFQRRGVGSALLESLTLPRPWSLKCAASNSAALAFYRSRGWQQVGRGDSETGPYLLMRF, encoded by the coding sequence ATGATCGTTATCAGACCCGTTGCTGAAGATGACATTGCCAACGTAGCCTTGATCTATCGGGACATATTGCAAACCGCGTCGTGGTACGTGGCACATCAGCCTGTGGCACATCAGTCGGCTGCCGATGCGTTTGCCGCCGCAACCGCGGGAGAGCGGATCTGGGTTGCGGTGGTCCAGGACAAGGCAATCGCTGGATTCATCTCGGTTTGGGAAGCGGACTCGTTTATTCATCATCTTTACGTCGATCCGCGGTTTCAACGCCGTGGGGTTGGATCGGCATTGTTGGAATCGTTGACTCTCCCACGCCCGTGGTCACTCAAATGTGCGGCAAGCAATTCCGCAGCGCTCGCTTTCTACCGTTCACGAGGTTGGCAGCAGGTCGGCCGGGGTGACAGCGAGACGGGGCCGTATTTGTTGATGCGATTCTAA